In one Actinomycetota bacterium genomic region, the following are encoded:
- a CDS encoding AAA family ATPase, with protein sequence MNRIARWRPCQTSSGRERPWGRVPRTRVSNRNATSNSPCHGDAKPGGAYDAVRPRSRAVFCSFPTQMYPGGVGEPVSNRRLARTGKSQLHFRRVEVERNVILKTAVVRRFRSIEHSGTVRFEPDVTCLVGKNESGKTAFLEALHQANPFGGPGRGFDELRDYPRRLRGRDRAQIAGTAPISAAFELDEADLEAVARRIGPDALGAKELTVERAYSGQRRLLVGDDEAAGELAAELTSRLPRLLYFDGYSVLPGRVSIPRLQATAEDALQPGERTALALLRLAGVAADEFAESEYEVRKAALESAATTVSEEVFRYWSQNPELTVELDLDFREAGQNGQGGPPFLDVRIRNQRHRVTTNFGERSGGFVWFFSFVAAFSELRDAEGLVLLLDEPGLGLHAAGQADLLRYLEEQLAGDHQVVYTTHSPFMVDATRPHRVRTVEDVEGEGTRIREGTGAGATSRDTVLPLSGALATAVLEGLGAGPRTLLVGGVPDLVYLEVMSGYLREGGRRGLDPAWRVLPTGGLAGLPLLAALLGAPLEAAVLLEVGAGHPGVRALAEQGVVLPERLLALTELTGQSEAGLEDLFDEAFYLHLLAATGTEGLDPAELAGEGSIVRRVERATGMALDRYRPARHLLHQQQRLLPAIGREPLHRFARLFATLDEL encoded by the coding sequence ATGAACAGGATCGCGCGGTGGCGGCCCTGCCAGACGTCGTCGGGAAGGGAGCGGCCTTGGGGGAGGGTGCCGCGAACCCGGGTGAGCAACCGCAACGCCACCTCGAACTCTCCTTGCCATGGCGACGCCAAGCCCGGCGGAGCCTACGATGCGGTACGTCCCCGATCACGCGCAGTCTTTTGCAGCTTCCCTACGCAAATGTACCCGGGCGGGGTGGGCGAACCGGTGTCCAACCGGCGATTGGCACGTACCGGGAAATCTCAACTACATTTCCGCCGTGTCGAGGTGGAGCGGAACGTGATCCTGAAAACGGCGGTGGTTCGGAGATTCCGGAGCATCGAACATTCGGGGACTGTCCGTTTCGAGCCGGACGTGACCTGCCTGGTCGGCAAGAACGAGAGCGGCAAGACCGCCTTCCTGGAGGCCCTCCACCAGGCCAACCCGTTCGGCGGGCCGGGCCGCGGGTTCGACGAGCTGCGCGACTACCCGCGCCGCCTGCGCGGGCGCGACCGGGCCCAGATCGCCGGCACGGCTCCGATCTCGGCTGCCTTCGAGCTCGACGAGGCCGACCTGGAGGCGGTGGCCCGGCGGATCGGGCCCGACGCGCTCGGCGCCAAGGAGCTGACCGTCGAGCGGGCCTACTCGGGGCAGCGCCGGCTGCTGGTCGGCGACGACGAGGCCGCCGGCGAGCTGGCCGCCGAGCTCACCTCGCGGCTGCCCCGCCTGCTGTACTTCGACGGCTACAGCGTGCTCCCGGGCCGGGTCTCGATCCCGCGGCTCCAGGCGACCGCCGAGGACGCCCTCCAGCCGGGGGAGCGGACCGCCCTGGCCCTGCTGCGGCTGGCCGGGGTGGCCGCCGACGAGTTCGCCGAGTCCGAGTACGAGGTCCGCAAGGCCGCCCTGGAGAGCGCCGCCACCACGGTGAGCGAGGAGGTCTTCCGCTACTGGAGCCAGAACCCGGAGCTGACCGTCGAGCTCGACCTGGACTTCCGCGAGGCCGGCCAGAACGGCCAGGGCGGCCCGCCCTTCCTCGACGTCCGCATCCGCAACCAGCGTCACCGGGTGACGACCAACTTCGGCGAGCGCTCGGGCGGGTTCGTCTGGTTCTTCTCGTTCGTGGCCGCCTTCTCGGAGCTGCGCGACGCCGAAGGGCTGGTCCTGCTGCTGGACGAGCCCGGCCTCGGGCTCCACGCCGCCGGCCAGGCCGACCTGCTCCGCTACCTGGAAGAGCAGCTCGCCGGCGACCACCAGGTCGTCTACACCACCCACTCGCCGTTCATGGTCGACGCGACCCGGCCCCACCGGGTCCGCACCGTCGAGGACGTGGAGGGGGAGGGGACCCGGATCCGCGAGGGCACGGGGGCGGGGGCGACCAGCCGCGACACCGTCCTGCCCCTCTCCGGGGCGCTGGCCACCGCCGTGCTCGAGGGTCTCGGGGCCGGCCCCCGCACCCTGCTCGTCGGCGGCGTCCCCGACCTCGTCTACCTCGAGGTGATGAGCGGCTACCTGCGCGAAGGGGGGCGCCGGGGCCTCGACCCGGCCTGGCGGGTGCTGCCCACCGGCGGGCTCGCCGGCCTGCCCCTGCTGGCCGCCCTGCTGGGCGCGCCGCTGGAGGCGGCCGTGCTGCTGGAGGTCGGCGCCGGCCACCCCGGCGTCCGGGCCCTGGCCGAGCAGGGGGTGGTGCTGCCAGAGCGGCTGCTGGCCCTGACCGAGCTGACCGGCCAGAGCGAGGCCGGGCTCGAGGACCTGTTCGACGAGGCCTTCTACCTGCACCTGCTGGCCGCGACCGGGACCGAGGGGCTCGACCCGGCCGAGCTGGCCGGCGAGGGCTCGATCGTGCGGCGGGTCGAGCGGGCCACCGGCATGGCCCTTGACCGCTACCGCCCGGCCCGCCACCTCCTGCACCAGCAGCAGCGGCTGCTGCCGGCCATCGGCCGCGAGCCCCTGCACCGCTTCGCCAGGCTGTTCGCCACCCTGGACGAGCTGTAG
- a CDS encoding HAMP domain-containing sensor histidine kinase: MALRLLTRVRGTLPQGRSLPDDVWQGRHRAILFILWLHVPALVAVAFIAHDGPDAASGIVVVAASAALATAPWGGRRWRSALATVGLLSASCVLVGMGGGTVELAFHFFVTIALVMLYQDGFPFLIAVGFVAVYAVVSAVLESLGIWPAADTWSSPWLRAAVGELLILATATANLANWRLNEDSRAEAERSFQQLYDGQRAVVRELQQSQRLKDELYNVVSHELRTPLTGILGFGELLLTRDHRLSAEQRKEHLGRILREARRLQRVVDNLVYSSKVIQQDGSAAADLRGVVGAVVEDLEDVPGRERLDLQVDLLAAREVAMPAEALRLVMVNLLGNALKYATPLTTVRVAARPVGPAMLAVSVTNTGPPITAADRERVFEPFVQLDSSLTRSASGVGLGLHIVRRLVESYGGTVEVESADGLVTFTIVIPAVLSVPADDAPGPEPAAVGARHQPNG; this comes from the coding sequence GTGGCGTTGCGGTTGCTCACCCGGGTTCGCGGCACCCTCCCCCAAGGCCGCTCCCTTCCCGACGACGTCTGGCAGGGCCGCCACCGCGCGATCCTGTTCATCCTCTGGCTGCACGTGCCCGCCCTGGTCGCGGTGGCGTTCATCGCCCACGACGGCCCGGACGCCGCCTCCGGGATCGTGGTCGTCGCCGCCTCGGCGGCCCTGGCCACCGCCCCCTGGGGCGGGCGCCGCTGGCGCTCGGCCCTGGCCACCGTCGGGCTGCTGTCGGCGTCCTGCGTGCTCGTCGGCATGGGCGGGGGCACGGTCGAGCTCGCCTTCCATTTCTTCGTCACGATCGCCCTGGTCATGCTCTACCAGGACGGCTTCCCCTTCCTGATCGCGGTCGGCTTCGTGGCCGTCTACGCGGTGGTGTCGGCGGTGCTGGAGTCCCTCGGCATCTGGCCGGCGGCCGACACCTGGTCCAGCCCGTGGCTGCGGGCGGCCGTCGGCGAGCTGCTGATCCTGGCCACGGCCACCGCCAACCTGGCCAACTGGCGCCTCAACGAGGACAGCCGGGCCGAGGCCGAGCGCTCCTTCCAGCAGCTCTACGACGGCCAGCGGGCCGTGGTCCGCGAGCTGCAGCAGTCCCAGCGCCTCAAGGACGAGCTCTACAACGTCGTCTCCCACGAGCTGCGCACCCCGCTCACCGGCATCCTCGGGTTCGGCGAGCTGCTGCTCACGCGCGACCACCGGCTGAGCGCGGAGCAGCGCAAGGAGCACCTGGGCCGGATCCTGCGCGAGGCCCGCCGGCTCCAGCGGGTGGTCGACAACCTGGTCTACTCCTCCAAGGTCATCCAGCAGGACGGCAGCGCCGCCGCCGACCTGCGCGGGGTCGTGGGCGCGGTGGTCGAGGACCTCGAGGACGTGCCCGGCCGGGAGCGGCTCGACCTCCAGGTCGACCTCCTGGCCGCCCGGGAGGTGGCCATGCCGGCCGAGGCCCTGCGCCTGGTCATGGTCAACCTGCTCGGCAACGCCCTCAAGTACGCCACCCCGCTGACCACGGTCCGGGTGGCGGCGCGGCCGGTCGGCCCGGCCATGCTGGCCGTGTCCGTCACCAACACCGGCCCGCCGATCACCGCCGCCGACCGCGAGCGCGTCTTCGAGCCGTTCGTCCAGCTCGACTCCTCGCTGACCCGCAGCGCCTCCGGGGTCGGCCTGGGGCTGCACATCGTCCGGCGCCTGGTCGAGTCCTACGGAGGCACCGTCGAGGTGGAGTCCGCCGACGGCCTGGTCACCTTCACGATCGTGATCCCGGCCGTCCTGTCCGTCCCGGCCGACGACGCGCCCGGCCCGGAGCCGGCGGCCGTCGGGGCCCGCCATCAGCCGAACGGCTGA
- a CDS encoding sensor histidine kinase, translated as MLDPATAGERWALAGLSVLMAAWQLAFRRLGIDEQRPLLVLVYLAGLLGTWFVLAGIHPAFFTLLLVLYPQVFRHLRLSLAIPAAFALSMSVVWREVLETGRPLWENPGAIVGGLISVVFGSLFAIWITRIIEQSYERRELIEELETTRSELAAAEREGGRLAERQRLARDIHDTLAQGFVSIVLQLQAAEAELPDGAEAARGHLERARRTARDNLAEARRLVWDLRPEALAAPLGEAIGRLAGRLAEETGMVATATVTGTPAPLSADAEVTLLRVTQEALANVSRHARAGRVAVTLSYMDGEAALDVRDDGDGFTPTADGFGPNGGLGLRGMRERVEALGGRLAVESAPGRGTTIAVTVPSE; from the coding sequence GTGCTCGACCCGGCGACCGCCGGGGAGCGCTGGGCCCTGGCCGGGCTGAGCGTGCTCATGGCGGCCTGGCAGCTCGCGTTCCGGCGGCTCGGGATCGACGAGCAGCGGCCGCTGCTGGTCCTGGTCTACCTGGCCGGGCTGCTGGGGACCTGGTTCGTGCTGGCCGGCATCCATCCCGCCTTCTTCACGCTCCTGCTCGTCCTGTACCCGCAGGTCTTCCGCCACCTGCGGCTCTCCCTGGCCATCCCGGCGGCGTTCGCCCTCAGCATGTCGGTCGTCTGGCGGGAGGTGCTGGAGACGGGCCGGCCGCTGTGGGAGAACCCCGGGGCGATCGTGGGCGGCCTGATCTCGGTGGTGTTCGGCAGCCTGTTCGCCATCTGGATCACCCGCATCATCGAGCAGAGCTACGAGCGGCGGGAGCTGATCGAGGAGCTGGAGACGACCCGCAGCGAGCTGGCCGCGGCCGAGCGCGAGGGCGGCCGCCTGGCCGAGCGCCAGCGCCTGGCCCGCGACATCCACGACACGCTGGCCCAGGGCTTCGTCAGCATCGTCCTGCAGCTCCAGGCGGCCGAGGCCGAGCTGCCCGACGGGGCCGAGGCGGCCCGCGGCCACCTGGAGCGGGCCCGCCGGACGGCCCGGGACAACCTGGCCGAGGCCCGGCGGCTGGTCTGGGACCTGCGGCCCGAGGCGCTGGCGGCGCCGCTGGGTGAGGCCATTGGCCGGCTGGCGGGCCGGCTGGCCGAGGAGACCGGCATGGTGGCGACGGCCACCGTCACCGGGACGCCGGCGCCGCTCAGCGCCGACGCCGAGGTCACCCTGCTCCGGGTCACCCAGGAGGCCCTGGCCAACGTGAGCCGCCACGCCCGCGCCGGCCGGGTGGCCGTCACCCTGTCCTACATGGACGGCGAGGCCGCCCTGGACGTGCGTGACGACGGGGACGGCTTCACCCCGACGGCCGACGGTTTCGGTCCCAACGGCGGCCTCGGCCTGCGGGGCATGCGCGAGCGGGTCGAGGCCCTTGGAGGCCGGCTGGCCGTCGAGAGCGCCCCCGGCCGGGGCACCACCATCGCCGTCACGGTGCCGTCGGAGTGA
- a CDS encoding response regulator transcription factor, translated as MIRLLIADDHPVVRDGLRGMLAGEADFEVVGEAASGAEAVAVTERERPDVVLMDLQMPEMDGATATAEIAARFPGTRVLVLTTFDADADILRAVEAGATGYLLKDTPRERLFPAIRAAARGETVLAPTVATRLVSRMRRPAEEALTSREVEVLELVARGFSNADIAAALFISEATVKTHLLHTFAKLGVDDRTAAVVAALERGIITLPRRTR; from the coding sequence GTGATCCGCCTGCTGATCGCCGACGACCACCCGGTGGTCCGGGACGGGCTGCGGGGCATGCTGGCCGGCGAGGCCGACTTCGAGGTGGTGGGCGAGGCCGCCTCCGGGGCCGAGGCGGTGGCGGTGACCGAGCGGGAACGGCCCGACGTGGTCCTCATGGACCTCCAGATGCCGGAGATGGACGGGGCCACGGCCACGGCCGAGATCGCCGCCCGCTTCCCCGGGACCCGGGTGCTGGTCCTCACCACCTTCGACGCCGACGCGGACATCCTGCGGGCGGTCGAGGCCGGGGCCACCGGCTACCTGCTCAAGGACACCCCGAGGGAGCGGCTGTTCCCCGCCATCCGGGCCGCCGCCCGGGGCGAGACGGTGCTGGCCCCGACGGTGGCCACCCGGCTGGTCAGCCGGATGCGCCGGCCGGCCGAGGAGGCGCTCACCTCCCGCGAGGTCGAGGTCCTGGAGCTGGTCGCCCGCGGGTTCAGCAACGCCGACATCGCCGCCGCCCTGTTCATCAGCGAGGCCACGGTCAAGACCCACCTGCTGCACACCTTCGCCAAGCTGGGCGTGGACGACCGCACCGCCGCCGTGGTCGCCGCCCTGGAGCGCGGCATCATCACCCTCCCCCGCCGCACTCGCTAG
- a CDS encoding TraR/DksA C4-type zinc finger protein, translated as MDKATARRRLEEERTRLQGIRDDLHRERDEAVSDTGGELSSFDQHPGDSGTETFEMEKNVSLLEQVDDELREIEAAFQRLEQGTYGTCQACGRPIGDERLEAMPAARFCIEDQAKAEREAGYPGPRQ; from the coding sequence ATGGACAAGGCCACGGCCAGGAGGCGGCTCGAGGAGGAGCGAACCCGGCTCCAGGGGATCCGCGACGACCTCCATCGCGAGCGGGACGAGGCGGTCTCCGACACCGGCGGGGAGCTGTCGAGCTTCGACCAGCATCCCGGCGACAGCGGCACCGAGACCTTCGAGATGGAGAAGAACGTCTCCCTGCTGGAGCAGGTGGACGACGAGCTGCGGGAGATCGAGGCCGCCTTCCAGCGCCTGGAGCAGGGCACCTATGGCACCTGCCAGGCCTGCGGGCGCCCGATCGGCGACGAGCGGCTGGAGGCGATGCCGGCAGCCCGGTTCTGCATCGAGGACCAGGCAAAGGCCGAACGCGAGGCCGGATATCCCGGCCCGCGTCAATGA
- a CDS encoding response regulator transcription factor, with protein sequence MVVDDHPMWRDGVRADLEASGRVEVVAEAADGGDAIERAREAMPELVLMDLNLPTVPGVEAIRRIVEESPHVKVLVLSASAEEADVLEAVKVGASGYLLKSATAAELVDAVVRVRAGEPAFSPTLAALVLGEFRRMSGTTEPGLTPRETEVLRLVAKGYTYREIADQLFLSVKTVQNHVQNILTKLQLSRRYELMRYAIRRGLDRS encoded by the coding sequence ATGGTGGTCGACGACCATCCGATGTGGCGCGACGGGGTCCGGGCCGACCTGGAGGCGTCGGGACGGGTCGAGGTGGTGGCCGAGGCCGCCGACGGCGGCGACGCCATCGAGCGGGCCCGCGAGGCCATGCCCGAGCTCGTCCTGATGGACCTGAACCTGCCGACGGTCCCCGGGGTGGAGGCGATCCGCCGCATCGTCGAGGAGTCCCCGCACGTCAAGGTGCTGGTCCTGTCGGCCTCGGCCGAGGAGGCCGACGTGCTCGAGGCGGTCAAGGTCGGGGCCAGCGGCTACCTGCTCAAGAGCGCCACCGCGGCCGAGCTGGTGGACGCGGTGGTCCGGGTGCGCGCCGGGGAGCCGGCCTTCTCCCCGACGCTGGCCGCCCTGGTCCTTGGCGAGTTCCGGCGCATGAGCGGGACCACCGAGCCGGGCCTGACGCCCCGCGAGACCGAGGTCCTGCGACTGGTGGCCAAGGGCTACACCTACAGGGAGATCGCCGACCAGCTGTTCCTGAGCGTCAAGACCGTCCAGAACCACGTCCAGAACATCCTCACCAAGCTCCAGCTCTCCAGGCGCTACGAGCTGATGCGCTACGCCATCCGCCGCGGCCTCGACCGGTCCTGA
- a CDS encoding ATP-binding protein has translation MSDAGRIPSEAERGQAVLSLGILAFRWVSLAWMVVLALTAGELRRPALAWATIAALAAWTGWLTVARPPPAWPVLAADLALAAAVNLVAGLVMPAATVGERPWFAAGYPVAAAVTWGAARGVGGGVAAGLVLGASLVAGQLANGIDLAAEEPAVLLDLAGGTLNFVLAGGAVGLVARLLERSAGQLRQATEETIRARERAARLAERESLARQIHDSVLQALALVHKRGRELAGAGPVPADQVAGLAEMAAGQERALRSLILREPAAAETPAGAASLRAALEALAGAEPSLPVTVGATGALWLPAGHVEELAAAVRQALDNVVEHAGASRVALFAEEDGGGVVLTVRDDGRGFAYDERRLLAEGKIGLAKSVKGRVEQLGGTMRVASRPGAGTEIELRVPIPPTAEDERDS, from the coding sequence GTCGCTCGGGATCCTGGCGTTCCGATGGGTGAGCCTGGCCTGGATGGTGGTGCTGGCCCTGACCGCCGGGGAGCTGCGCCGCCCCGCGCTGGCCTGGGCCACGATCGCCGCGCTGGCCGCCTGGACGGGGTGGCTGACGGTGGCCCGCCCACCGCCGGCCTGGCCCGTGCTGGCGGCCGACCTGGCCCTGGCCGCCGCCGTCAACCTGGTCGCCGGGCTGGTCATGCCGGCGGCCACCGTTGGCGAGCGACCGTGGTTCGCCGCCGGCTACCCGGTGGCGGCCGCCGTCACCTGGGGGGCGGCCCGGGGCGTTGGCGGCGGCGTGGCCGCCGGGCTGGTGCTGGGCGCGTCGCTGGTCGCCGGCCAACTCGCCAACGGCATCGACCTGGCCGCCGAGGAGCCGGCGGTTCTGCTCGACCTGGCCGGCGGGACGCTGAACTTCGTGCTCGCCGGCGGGGCCGTCGGCCTGGTGGCGCGCCTGCTGGAGCGGTCGGCGGGCCAGCTCCGCCAGGCCACCGAGGAGACCATCCGGGCCCGCGAGCGGGCGGCCCGGCTGGCCGAGCGGGAGTCGCTGGCCCGCCAGATCCACGACTCGGTGCTCCAGGCCCTGGCCCTGGTCCACAAGCGCGGCCGGGAGCTGGCCGGCGCCGGGCCGGTCCCGGCCGACCAGGTGGCCGGGCTGGCCGAGATGGCCGCCGGCCAGGAGCGGGCCCTGCGCTCGCTGATCCTGCGCGAGCCCGCCGCCGCCGAGACGCCGGCCGGGGCCGCCTCGCTGCGGGCGGCGCTGGAGGCGCTCGCCGGGGCCGAGCCGTCGCTGCCGGTGACCGTGGGGGCCACCGGCGCCCTGTGGCTGCCGGCGGGCCATGTCGAGGAGCTGGCCGCGGCCGTCCGCCAGGCCCTCGACAACGTGGTCGAGCACGCCGGCGCCTCCCGGGTGGCGCTGTTCGCCGAGGAGGACGGCGGCGGGGTCGTGCTCACCGTCCGCGACGACGGTCGCGGCTTCGCCTACGACGAGCGGCGGCTGCTCGCCGAGGGCAAGATCGGCCTGGCCAAGAGCGTCAAGGGCCGGGTCGAGCAGCTCGGCGGCACCATGCGGGTGGCCAGCCGGCCCGGGGCCGGCACCGAGATCGAGCTGCGCGTACCCATTCCCCCCACCGCGGAGGACGAGCGTGACAGCTGA